The window GCGACGACCGCGGTGTGGCCGTATCCCGAGTGGTAGGCGACCGAGACGACGGGGGCGGGCGTGATGTCGGACATGGTGGTTCTCCCTCAAGGATGTGCTCGATGCGTCGCGTCGTGGCACGACGGCGACAAGAGAAAGAGAATCACTAACTTTTCGAAAGCGCAAGCAGACAGTTAGCGCTACCCGAGGGTACGCTTGCGCTATGGAGACCCCTGTTCGCACGGACGCGCCCGCATCGGAACTGCCTTTCGATGTCTTCGCCCGCACCTGCCCTTCCCGGGAAACCCTGGAGCACGTCACCGGACGCTGGGGCAGTCTGACCGTGGGCGCCCTGCGCGACGGCGCCTGTCGCTTCAACGAACTGCGTCGCCGCGTGGACGGCGTCAGCGAGAAGATGCTCTCCCAGACCCTGCACGCGCTGGAGCGCGACGGCATAGTCCACCGCGAGGCGCAGCCCACGAACCCGCCCCGCGTCGACTACGAACTCACTCCCCTGGGCCACGAGGTCGCCGACCGGCTGCTCGCCCTGATCCACTCCGTGGAGGACAACATGCGGCAGGTGCTCGCCGCCCGGGCGTCCTACGACGAGGCGCGCGGCGGCCGCTGACAGCGCGGGCAGAAGTAGCTCGACCGGTTCATCCACGGCCGGCGGCGCATCGGGGTCCCGCAGCGCCGGCAGGGCTCGTCCTCCCGGCCGTACGCGTCGAGCGAGCGGTCGAAGTATCCGGACTCGCCGTTCACGTTCACGTACAGGCTGTCGAAGCTGGTCCCGCCGACGGCGAGCGCGGCGTTCATGACGTCACGGACGTGGGAGAGGAGTTCCGCGCTCCGGGGGCGCGTGAGCGTGGCCGTCGGGCGCTCGTAGTGCAGGCGGGCGCGCCACAGGGCCTCGTCGGCATAGATGTTGCCGACCCCGCTGATGAGCGACTGGTCCAGCAGGGCCCGCTTGACGGTGGTCCGCTTGGCGCGCAGCGCGAGGTGGTAGGCGGCTTCGGGGAAGAGCGGGTCCAGCGGGTCACGGGCGATGTGCGCGATGACGTCGGGGAGCCCGTCGGGGGTGTTCTCGTGCAGGGACAGCCCGCCGAAGGTGCGCTGGTCCACGAAGCGCAGCTCGGTGCCGGTCGCGTCGTCGAAGCGCACGCGGATCCGCAGGTGCTTCTCGTCGGGGGCCCCGACCGGCTGCACCAGCAGTTGTCCGCTCATGCCGAGGTGGCCCAGCACCGACAGGTCGCGTTCCACGAGCGGCAGCCACAGGTACTTCCCGCGCCGCTGCGGCACCCCGACGGTCTCCCCGGTGAGTCGGGCCGCGAAATCGGCGCCGCCGCCCGGGTGCCGCCGCACGGCACGGGGGTGCAGGACCTCGACGGACTCGATGGTCCGCCCGGCCACCCAACGCTCCAAACCGCGCCGCACCACTTCGACTTCGGGCAGCTCGGGCACGGTGTTCCTCCGGGAGGGCGACGGGTCTGGACGCTTCGCCGAGCCTACCGGCCGCCCTCGGGGTGCCCGGGAACGGGACCGCCCCCGCCCCTCCGGAGAGGGGCGGGGGCGGGGAACATCCCGAAGGAAGGGTCAGGCGCCCGGCGACGGTTCGACGGGCGTCGGCGCCCCGCCGTCCTCGGCCGCGGCCGGAGCCGCGACCTCTGCCGGAGCGGCTGCGGCAGCGGCTGCCGCCGCGATCCGCTCGTCCGCCGCGGCGCGGATCCCGCGCCACGCGGACTCGGCCGCCTGCTGTTCCGCTTCCTTCTTGCTGCGGCCGGTGCCGGTGCCGTACGAGACACCACCGACGCGAGCGGCAGCTGTGAAGGTCTTCTCGTGGTCCGGACCGGTCTCGGTGACCAGGTATTCCGGTACACCAAGGCCTTCGGCCGCCGTGAGCTCCTGGAGACTGGTCTTCCAGTCCAGGCCGGCCCCGAGGTTGGAGGACTTCTCGATGAGCGGGTCGAAGAGCCGGTGGACCAGCTCCGAGGCCGCGTCGAGGCCCTGATCGAGGTAGACCGCGCCGATCACCGCTTCAAGCGTGTCGGCGAGGATGGAGGCCTTGTCCCGGCCACCCGTGCCCTCTTCGCCCCGGCCGAGCCGGATGAAGGAGCCGAGTTCGAGGCCACGCCCGACCTCCGCAAGTGCGCGCGAGTTGACCACAGCGGCCCGCAGTTTGGCCAGTTGGCCTTCCGGCAGGTCGGGGTGGGTCGTGTACAGCGTGTCCGTGACCACCAGGCCGAGCACGGAGTCCCCGAGGAACTCCAGGCGCTCGTTGGTGGGCAGACCGCCGTTCTCGTACGCGTACGAGCGGTGGGTCAGTGCACGCACCAGAAGGGCGGTCTCGAGTTGGTACCCGAGCCGCCCTTCCAGAAGCACGTGGGACGAGGCCGCGTTGTTACTGTCTGCCTGCTTCTCAGCGTTGGACAGCTCAGACATTGCGCCTCTCACCAGCCGCTCAGACCTCGAGAACCTGGCGCTTGTTGTAGGTGCCGCAGCTCGGGCACGCAATGTGCTGGAGCTTCGGCTCCTGGCAGCGCTCGCACGAAACCAGGTTGGGGACCGCAGCCTTCCACTGCGACCGGCGGTGGCGCGTGTTGCTGCGCGACATCTTCCGCTTCGGAACAGCCACGGCTACTTCTCCTGCTTCTCGGCGGCGCTCTGAACTCCGTCAGATGCAGTGCCGCTCATGTTGTCCTTCTCGTCGTCCTGATCGGTCACGACGAGTTCCTGCAAGGCCGCCCAACGGATGTCGACGGCCTCATGGTGGTGGTCCGGGTCGTCGTTCAGGCTGAGCCCGCAATCGGGGCACAGTCCGAGACAGTCTTCTCGGCACACCGGCTGCAGCGGCAGTGCGAGCACCACCACGTCCCGCAGCAGGGGTTCGAGGTCGAACAAGCCGTCCTCGAGGAAGAGCGTGTCCTCGTCGTCCTCGGCGTCGTCGGCCGGTTCCGCCTTGGAGCGGCTCCGGTCGTCGGCGTCAGGGTACGAGAACATCTCCTGGAAGTCCGCCTTGAGCTCGCGCCCGACAGACTCCAGACACCTTACGCACTCCCCCACGGCCGATGCACGGGCGGTGCCTGTGACAAGCACCCCTTCCATGACCGACTCCAGGCGGAGGGTGAGCTTCAGCGGGGCGCCTTCCGGTACCCCGATGACGCCGGCGAGACCGAGGTCCGCCGGTGCCGCGATCTCACGGGACAGCCGCTGCATGGCACCAGGACGCCGACCCAGCTCGTGCGTGTCGAACACGAGGGGGTTGTGGTGGTCGAGGCGGGTATTCAGGGCCGTTCCTGCTTTCACAGATCGCTGAAGATCAAAGTTTCTGCCGCTCACGGGCAGCATGGATCGCGGTGCATACGCGCGACCGAAGAGCCAGGATACCCGCCGCTTCGCTCTGAGCCCAATCCGGCCCCGAGCCTCACTGGCGTCCCTGCTCGTACTGCCGCAGCTGGTTCAGGTCGATCATGCTCGTGTCGAAGAAGCTGGTCTCGTCGAGCGCGGGCTGCGGGGGAACCTGCTGTTCGTGGTGGTGCCCGCCCTGGTGCTGCTGGTGCTGCTGGTCCTGGTGTTGCGGGACCTGCTGCTGGTAGGCCCCGTACGGGTCCGGCTGCTGCTGGTACGAGCCGGCGTAGGGGTCGGGCTGCTGCTGGTAGCCGTACGGATCCTGGTACGCGGCGTACGCGTCCTGCTGGTGGGCCGCGGGCTGCTGGTAGGAGTAGCCGTCGTACACGGGCTCCTGCGGCGCCGGCGCCTGGACCTGGGCGGGGATCACCGGGGCCGTCGGCTCGGCCAGGCCGGCCAGGAAGTCGGCGTCGCTCGACGAGCGGCCCTGCTGGTGGCCCGCCGCGTCCTGGGCCGCCATGTGCGCGCCGAGGTCGTCCACGGGTGCGCGCCCGAGCAGCTTCTGGCGGCCGCGTCCCACCGCCTCCAGGGTCTTGGACAGCACCGCCTCGAAGGTCGCCAGCTTGGTGTCCACGTACGCGTCGGCCTGCTCGCGGCGGGTCTGCGGATCCGGGCTGGGCTCGGGGGCGTCGTGGTCCGCGGGGTCCTCGTACCCGTTGCCGCCCGGGCCCGGACCGCGGCCCAGCAGCTTCTCCCGGCCGCGGTCCACCGAGCCGATGGTCTTGCTGAGCACGACCTCGAAGTTGGCGAGCTTGCTGTCGACGTAGTCGTCCGCCTCGGCCCGGATCTCCTCGGCCTCCCGGCGGGCGTCCGCGAGGATCCGGTCCGCCTCGGCCTGCGAGCGGCGCGCGACCTCCGTGTCGGAGATGAGGGAGCCGCGTTGGGCGTGCGCCGACTCGATGATCCGGTCCGCCTCCCGGCGGGCCTCCTCGACCATCTGCTCCCGGCCGCCGATGAGCTCCCGGGCCTGTGCGAGCGATCCGGGCAGTGCCTCGCGCACCTCTTCGAGCTGCGCGAGCAGCTCCGCGCGATTGATCACGCACGAGGAGGACATGGGCATGGACCGGGCGCCGCCGACGGCCGCGACGATCTCGTCGAGCTTCTTCTGCACGTCCATGGGGGCTCGCACTCTCTCGGCCTCGGGCGGTTCCCGAGTCGGACCCGACGACTGTAAGGCCCCGGGGTACGGGCCCGGGGCGGACCGGGGTGACAACGACCCGTCAGCGGTCGCGCAGTCGATCCAGCAGGGCCGCGTGCACGTGCGCCGGCAGCAGGTGGGCGACGTCGCCGCCCCACGTGGCGACTTCCTTGACCAGGGAGGACGACAGGAAGCTGTAGGTGGGGTTGGTCGGCACGAACAGCGTTTCGACGCCCGACAGTCCCATGTTCATCTGGGCCATCTGCAGCTCGTAGTCGAAGTCGCTGACGGCGCGCAGGCCCTTGACGATGGCCGGGATGTCCCGCTGCTTGCAGAAGTCGACCAGCAGTCCGTGGAAGGACTCGACCTCCACGTTCCCGTAGTCGGCCGTCGCCTCCCGGATCAGCTCGATCCGCTCCTCGACGGTGAACAACCCCTGCTTGGACTGGTTGATCATCACGGCGACGTGGACCACGTCGTAGAGCCGGGAGGCCCGGCCGATGATGTCGAGGTGTCCGTTGGTGATGGGGTCGAACGACCCCGGACAGACGGCGCGGCGCAACTGAATTCCCTCGCTCCCCGGTGCGGGCATCATGAGTTTTCGCTGGTGAAGGCGGCGCGACCGTACCAGAGGGTCCCTTCGCCGTACTTGCGTGACCGGAGCGATTCGAAGCCGTCGGGCCACGGGAAGGCGCCGCTCCTGGTGCTGCGCTCCACGGTGACCAGTGCGTCCTCCGTGAGCCAGCCATTGGACCGGAGTGTGAGGAGGATCTCCCGGAGTTCCTCGTGCTCCACGACGTACGGCGGGTCCAGGAAGACGATGTCGTACGGCTCCCCGTGGAAGGGGACCGCCACGATCTGTTCGGCCCTGCCCGCGCGGAATTCGGCTCCGGGCAGGCCCACCGAGGTGATGTTGTCCTTGATCGCCTTGGCGGCCTTCGCGTCGGGCTCGACCAGCAGGGCCCGTTCGGCGCCGCGGGAGAGGGCCTCCAGCCCCACCGCGCCGGAGCCCGCGTAGAGGTCGAGCACGCGGGCGCCCTCGACGCCGTGCAGGGACTCCCAGGTGGAGAAGAGCCCTTCGCGCATCCGGTCCGAGGTCGGGCGGGTGCCGGTGCCGGGCGGCACGGCCAGCCGTCGCCCGCCGGCGCTGCCGGCGATCACGCGGGTCATCTGGGGTCCTTCGGTGGGGAGACGGAGAAACGTTCAGCGGTTCAACGATAGGTCGTCGTCCTCAGCCCTTCTCCAGGTACTGCTCGCGCTCGGTGTCCAGCAGGGCGTCCAGGGCGGTCCGCAGGCCGGGCAGGTGCTCCAGCTCGGGGTCCTCGGCGACCACGCGGGTGGCCTCCTCCCGGGCCTGGGCGATGACCTCCTCGTCCTCGATGACGGCGAGCATGCGCAGCGAGGAGCGGACCCCGGACTGGGCCTGCCCCAGCACGTCGCCCTCGCGCCGCTGTTCCAGGTCGATCCGGGAGAGCTCGAAGCCGTCGAGGGTGGCGGCGACGGCGGCGAGGCGGGCGCGGGCGGGGCTCGCCTCGTGCATCTCGCTGACCAGCAGGCACAGCCCAGGCGCCGAGCCGCGGCCGACGCGGCCGCGCAGCTGGTGGAGTTGGGAGACCCCGAACCGGTCCGCGTCCATGATCACCATGACCGTGGAGTTGGGGACGTTCACCCCGACCTCGATGACGGTGGTGGCGACCAGCACCTTGACCTCGCCGGCGGCGAAGCGGCGCATGACGGCGTCCTTGTCCGCGGGGTCCATCCGTCCGTGGAGCACCTCGACGCTCAGCCCGGCGAGCGGGCCCCGGGCGAGCTGGTCGGCGATCTCCAGTACGGCCAGCGGGGGTCGCTTGTCGCCGTCCTCCTCGGCGGCCTTCTTCTTCTTGGGCTCGTCCTCGCCGTCGCCGATGCGCGGACAGACGACGTAGGCCTGGTGGCCGTTCTCGACCTCCTCCCGCACTCGTTCCCAGGCGCGCGCGAGGAAGTGCGGCTTGTCCTTGGCGGGCACCACGTGGGTGGCGATGGGAGAGCGGCCGGCGGGCAGCTGGTCCAGTACGGAGGTCTCCAGGTCGCCGAAGACCGTCATGGCGACCGTGCGGGGGATCGGGGTCGCGGTCATCACCAGCAGGTGCGGGGGCTGTTTGCCCTTCGAGCGCAGCGCGTCGCGCTGTTCGACGCCGAAGCGGTGTTGTTCGTCGACCACGACCAGGCCGAGGTCGTGGAACTGCACCTTGTCCTCGATCAGGGCGTGGGTGCCGATGACGATCCCGGCCTCGCCGGTCACCAGGTCCAGCAGGGCCCGGCGCCTGGCCGGCACCCCCATCGAGCCGGTGAGCAGCGTGACCTTGGTGCCCTGGTCGGATCCGCCCA of the Streptomyces sp. NBC_01426 genome contains:
- a CDS encoding winged helix-turn-helix transcriptional regulator, whose product is METPVRTDAPASELPFDVFARTCPSRETLEHVTGRWGSLTVGALRDGACRFNELRRRVDGVSEKMLSQTLHALERDGIVHREAQPTNPPRVDYELTPLGHEVADRLLALIHSVEDNMRQVLAARASYDEARGGR
- the mutM gene encoding bifunctional DNA-formamidopyrimidine glycosylase/DNA-(apurinic or apyrimidinic site) lyase; this translates as MPELPEVEVVRRGLERWVAGRTIESVEVLHPRAVRRHPGGGADFAARLTGETVGVPQRRGKYLWLPLVERDLSVLGHLGMSGQLLVQPVGAPDEKHLRIRVRFDDATGTELRFVDQRTFGGLSLHENTPDGLPDVIAHIARDPLDPLFPEAAYHLALRAKRTTVKRALLDQSLISGVGNIYADEALWRARLHYERPTATLTRPRSAELLSHVRDVMNAALAVGGTSFDSLYVNVNGESGYFDRSLDAYGREDEPCRRCGTPMRRRPWMNRSSYFCPRCQRPPRASS
- the rnc gene encoding ribonuclease III, which codes for MSELSNAEKQADSNNAASSHVLLEGRLGYQLETALLVRALTHRSYAYENGGLPTNERLEFLGDSVLGLVVTDTLYTTHPDLPEGQLAKLRAAVVNSRALAEVGRGLELGSFIRLGRGEEGTGGRDKASILADTLEAVIGAVYLDQGLDAASELVHRLFDPLIEKSSNLGAGLDWKTSLQELTAAEGLGVPEYLVTETGPDHEKTFTAAARVGGVSYGTGTGRSKKEAEQQAAESAWRGIRAAADERIAAAAAAAAAPAEVAAPAAAEDGGAPTPVEPSPGA
- the rpmF gene encoding 50S ribosomal protein L32, which produces MAVPKRKMSRSNTRHRRSQWKAAVPNLVSCERCQEPKLQHIACPSCGTYNKRQVLEV
- a CDS encoding YceD family protein, giving the protein MLPVSGRNFDLQRSVKAGTALNTRLDHHNPLVFDTHELGRRPGAMQRLSREIAAPADLGLAGVIGVPEGAPLKLTLRLESVMEGVLVTGTARASAVGECVRCLESVGRELKADFQEMFSYPDADDRSRSKAEPADDAEDDEDTLFLEDGLFDLEPLLRDVVVLALPLQPVCREDCLGLCPDCGLSLNDDPDHHHEAVDIRWAALQELVVTDQDDEKDNMSGTASDGVQSAAEKQEK
- a CDS encoding DivIVA domain-containing protein, encoding MDVQKKLDEIVAAVGGARSMPMSSSCVINRAELLAQLEEVREALPGSLAQARELIGGREQMVEEARREADRIIESAHAQRGSLISDTEVARRSQAEADRILADARREAEEIRAEADDYVDSKLANFEVVLSKTIGSVDRGREKLLGRGPGPGGNGYEDPADHDAPEPSPDPQTRREQADAYVDTKLATFEAVLSKTLEAVGRGRQKLLGRAPVDDLGAHMAAQDAAGHQQGRSSSDADFLAGLAEPTAPVIPAQVQAPAPQEPVYDGYSYQQPAAHQQDAYAAYQDPYGYQQQPDPYAGSYQQQPDPYGAYQQQVPQHQDQQHQQHQGGHHHEQQVPPQPALDETSFFDTSMIDLNQLRQYEQGRQ
- the coaD gene encoding pantetheine-phosphate adenylyltransferase, whose amino-acid sequence is MRRAVCPGSFDPITNGHLDIIGRASRLYDVVHVAVMINQSKQGLFTVEERIELIREATADYGNVEVESFHGLLVDFCKQRDIPAIVKGLRAVSDFDYELQMAQMNMGLSGVETLFVPTNPTYSFLSSSLVKEVATWGGDVAHLLPAHVHAALLDRLRDR
- the rsmD gene encoding 16S rRNA (guanine(966)-N(2))-methyltransferase RsmD, giving the protein MTRVIAGSAGGRRLAVPPGTGTRPTSDRMREGLFSTWESLHGVEGARVLDLYAGSGAVGLEALSRGAERALLVEPDAKAAKAIKDNITSVGLPGAEFRAGRAEQIVAVPFHGEPYDIVFLDPPYVVEHEELREILLTLRSNGWLTEDALVTVERSTRSGAFPWPDGFESLRSRKYGEGTLWYGRAAFTSENS
- the recG gene encoding ATP-dependent DNA helicase RecG; the protein is MEHVPALDEDLKKTLGPATAKVLAEHLGLHTALDLLHHYPRRYAERGELTSLADLADQLDEHVTVVAQVADARLLTYQGGRGGGKRLEVTITDGSGRLQLVFFGSGVHKPHKDLLPGSRAMFAGKVSRFNHKLQLAHPAYEPLGRDADDTGGADAAAAFAGRLIPIYPACKQMESWKIAKCVDAVLPGVREAVDPLPATLREGRGLVPLTEALLKVHRPTTKADVEDARQRLKWDEAFVLQVALARRRHADSQLPAVPRRPRPGGLLDAFDAKLPFTLTEGQRTVSKEIFDDLATDHPMHRLLQGEVGSGKTMVALRAMLAVVDAGGQAAMLAPTEVLAQQHHRSITEMMGELAEGGLLGGSDQGTKVTLLTGSMGVPARRRALLDLVTGEAGIVIGTHALIEDKVQFHDLGLVVVDEQHRFGVEQRDALRSKGKQPPHLLVMTATPIPRTVAMTVFGDLETSVLDQLPAGRSPIATHVVPAKDKPHFLARAWERVREEVENGHQAYVVCPRIGDGEDEPKKKKAAEEDGDKRPPLAVLEIADQLARGPLAGLSVEVLHGRMDPADKDAVMRRFAAGEVKVLVATTVIEVGVNVPNSTVMVIMDADRFGVSQLHQLRGRVGRGSAPGLCLLVSEMHEASPARARLAAVAATLDGFELSRIDLEQRREGDVLGQAQSGVRSSLRMLAVIEDEEVIAQAREEATRVVAEDPELEHLPGLRTALDALLDTEREQYLEKG